The following proteins are co-located in the Siansivirga zeaxanthinifaciens CC-SAMT-1 genome:
- a CDS encoding N-acetylmuramoyl-L-alanine amidase: MGKLNYLVIHCTASPEGKELTKDDIIRMHTNPKHLGGRGWNRPGYSDIVYLDGELVNIIPFNQDDQVDPWEISNGVRGINGNSRHVVYVGGVDESGEKPKDTRTKEQKGTLETYVKFMVLRHPHIQVLGHNQAPGASKACPSFDVPKWLESIGISEKNIYKEED; this comes from the coding sequence ATGGGAAAATTAAACTATCTGGTCATTCACTGTACCGCAAGTCCTGAAGGAAAAGAGCTTACCAAGGACGATATTATTCGCATGCACACAAACCCAAAACATTTGGGAGGAAGAGGTTGGAACCGTCCGGGATATTCGGACATCGTGTACCTCGATGGAGAGCTTGTAAACATCATACCATTCAACCAAGACGACCAAGTAGATCCATGGGAAATATCCAATGGAGTGCGTGGTATCAATGGCAATTCAAGGCATGTGGTGTATGTAGGTGGTGTTGATGAAAGCGGTGAAAAGCCAAAAGACACAAGGACTAAAGAGCAAAAAGGCACTTTGGAAACCTATGTAAAGTTCATGGTATTACGCCATCCGCATATTCAGGTTTTAGGTCATAATCAAGCTCCCGGAGCAAGCAAAGCTTGTCCAAGTTTTGATGTTCCTAAGTGGTTGGAAAGCATCGGTATTTCAGAGAAGAATATTTACAAAGAAGAAGACTAA
- a CDS encoding peptidoglycan-binding domain-containing protein: MKKETFKLDNKMLWIGAGLAVTAAGFGVWYFLKKRKEKQQFAASIKGTTTSSSSSGVRSFSCMYSDSSFPLKFGTCGTNVKKLQNYLNSKGSGIDTDGKFGPKTEAAVQKVFGTKTVSQEKFKTIS; the protein is encoded by the coding sequence ATGAAGAAAGAGACATTCAAATTAGATAATAAAATGCTATGGATCGGAGCTGGACTGGCAGTTACAGCAGCCGGTTTTGGCGTATGGTATTTTCTGAAAAAACGAAAAGAGAAACAGCAATTTGCTGCAAGTATTAAGGGAACAACCACTTCGAGCAGTTCATCAGGAGTTCGCTCATTTAGTTGCATGTATTCTGATAGCAGCTTCCCATTGAAATTCGGAACCTGTGGAACCAATGTGAAGAAGCTTCAAAACTACCTGAACTCAAAAGGATCGGGAATAGATACTGATGGCAAGTTTGGTCCGAAAACAGAAGCAGCAGTTCAGAAGGTATTTGGCACTAAAACCGTGTCTCAGGAGAAGTTTAAAACCATAAGCTAA
- a CDS encoding M15 family metallopeptidase, translating into MAVQVDKKVVFIGVGILVGVIGIAIASRWLYKKLDIQTKLKLRQLRPEVRKKVEKFLIKAQKAGIPLKVTSAYRNCEEQNKLYAQGRTAPGGIVTNAKCGQSDHNVGVAVDIVPIVDGRANYKVPESVWNTIGAIGESVGLSWGGRWTSFKDRPHFYDRGGKSIAQLWTEQQNLANLA; encoded by the coding sequence ATGGCAGTTCAGGTAGATAAAAAGGTAGTCTTTATAGGTGTTGGTATCCTTGTCGGTGTCATCGGCATTGCTATTGCAAGTCGTTGGCTATACAAGAAACTGGATATTCAAACCAAGTTAAAGCTCCGTCAGCTTCGACCTGAAGTAAGAAAGAAGGTCGAGAAGTTTCTCATCAAAGCCCAAAAGGCAGGCATTCCACTTAAAGTAACCAGTGCTTACCGTAATTGTGAAGAGCAAAACAAACTCTATGCACAAGGACGAACAGCACCCGGAGGAATTGTGACCAATGCCAAATGCGGACAGTCGGATCACAATGTAGGAGTAGCGGTAGATATTGTTCCAATTGTTGATGGACGAGCCAATTATAAAGTGCCTGAATCGGTATGGAATACTATTGGAGCCATTGGTGAAAGTGTTGGTTTGTCCTGGGGAGGGCGATGGACTTCTTTTAAAGACCGTCCACATTTTTACGACCGTGGTGGCAAATCCATCGCACAGCTTTGGACTGAACAACAAAACTTAGCAAACCTAGCATAA
- a CDS encoding DUF2190 family protein, translating into MRYINKQRFVKASQTIVEQTGGTDPGGGTGGSEIQLTNRSAQILEPGDVVIIEKNNPLSVTTTNLYYSEDVIGVVKTGGGIGQLVTIQTSGIADIKMTVFPVNIGDNIYTGDVHGRGYASSSSWPGTFAKALESKPNAILGTVKALLSGGVPEVY; encoded by the coding sequence ATGAGGTATATCAATAAACAACGCTTTGTAAAGGCTAGTCAAACCATCGTTGAGCAAACTGGTGGAACAGATCCGGGAGGTGGAACTGGAGGTAGTGAAATTCAATTAACCAACCGTTCAGCTCAGATTTTGGAACCCGGAGATGTGGTAATCATTGAAAAAAATAATCCTTTATCGGTAACAACTACCAATTTGTATTACAGCGAAGATGTTATTGGTGTAGTGAAAACAGGTGGTGGAATTGGTCAATTGGTAACCATACAAACATCCGGAATAGCCGATATTAAAATGACTGTTTTTCCTGTAAACATTGGCGACAACATTTATACCGGTGATGTTCATGGAAGAGGGTATGCTTCATCATCGTCCTGGCCGGGCACTTTTGCCAAAGCATTAGAATCAAAACCCAATGCAATTTTAGGAACTGTAAAAGCCCTTTTATCGGGAGGCGTTCCTGAAGTCTATTAA
- a CDS encoding CpXC domain-containing protein: protein MSKRIEAKITCPRCKHQFDYTLYRSIWGEYPENRELVMSDKINVAKCPSCGDSTKLVFPFIYTNAKQHFAVWWEPEYDPQIDKDSAGYANMLGEGNYLATAPRVRDWDEFKETILKFERGELKGKPGTMSSGMEGQMKGFLKDLEKKNKKQNSGCLGMVAAIITVAGGLGYTLFQIIL from the coding sequence ATGAGCAAAAGAATTGAAGCTAAAATAACCTGTCCTAGATGTAAACATCAGTTCGACTACACATTATATCGTTCAATTTGGGGAGAATACCCTGAGAACAGAGAACTGGTAATGTCAGATAAAATCAATGTTGCCAAATGTCCATCTTGCGGTGATTCAACAAAGTTGGTTTTCCCATTTATTTACACAAATGCAAAACAACATTTTGCTGTATGGTGGGAACCTGAATATGATCCTCAAATAGACAAGGATAGTGCAGGTTATGCTAATATGTTGGGTGAAGGAAATTATTTAGCTACCGCTCCAAGAGTTCGTGATTGGGATGAGTTTAAAGAAACAATTCTAAAATTTGAACGAGGCGAATTAAAAGGAAAGCCAGGAACAATGAGTTCCGGAATGGAAGGTCAAATGAAAGGCTTTTTGAAAGATCTTGAAAAGAAGAATAAAAAACAAAATAGTGGCTGCCTAGGAATGGTAGCTGCAATTATTACCGTTGCAGGAGGTTTGGGATATACATTATTTCAAATCATACTTTAA
- a CDS encoding DUF6804 family protein, translating into MASKNKYVKIALAVLFLLCLADFPYGFYQLVRFIGSIGLGYLAFSAYQQENKVDLIVFGALALLFQPFAKITLGRELWNVIDVGASIYLIISLFKAKPKTNS; encoded by the coding sequence ATGGCGAGCAAGAATAAATATGTAAAAATTGCTCTTGCGGTTTTATTCCTCCTGTGTTTAGCCGACTTCCCTTATGGTTTTTATCAATTGGTAAGATTTATTGGCTCAATTGGACTAGGTTATTTAGCTTTTTCTGCCTATCAACAAGAAAACAAAGTTGATTTAATAGTTTTTGGTGCGTTAGCATTATTGTTTCAGCCATTTGCAAAAATCACATTAGGAAGAGAGCTATGGAATGTTATAGATGTTGGAGCTTCTATTTATTTAATAATTAGCCTTTTTAAAGCAAAACCAAAGACTAACTCATGA
- a CDS encoding AAA family ATPase — protein sequence MGSNSHILKKGELIDDKYQIAFFLKKGSYAETYRVKGNDGITKLLKLFIYSQLDRTQFTNSGTPLEIDVLKSIKHPNVVKYHDSGELIIENQKYGYVILDFISGETLADKMKREDTLNQYEAKDIILGVLNGLNHLHSIDRPLIHNDITNLNVMLDLSGKVPVPKLIDFGYARWIDQATNDFLKEGLNPFYQSNEAFNKVFSVQSDIFSVGALYYHLLFGMPPWFVELSKFKSDRIKIEDAIIEERQKKLSFPDSDVIVDETIIKVISKALQPKAENRFKNVKEFIKAVNGELEIQLSETTESELTVKPKKVKQGKGFSSIAGMQDLKDLIKLDVIDALNEKEKYAEYGLTIPNGMLLYGPPGCGKTFFAEKMAEEIGFNFYQIKPSDIQSKWVNASQENIKKLFDEARENAPSVIFIDELDAMVPNRDSSGINHMNTSAVNEFLAQMNNVGEDGVFIIGATNRPNSIDPAILRAGRLDKHIYLPPPDHEARKLMFELYLKKRPTEVGLNYSELATITENYVSSDIKFLCDEASRRALKTKSRITWEILSSTIKDNRPSISLNELHSYEAIKAKMEGQNSTSSERPRIGFKRN from the coding sequence ATGGGTTCTAATTCACACATATTAAAAAAAGGTGAACTTATTGATGATAAGTACCAAATAGCTTTCTTTCTAAAAAAAGGGAGCTATGCTGAAACTTATCGTGTCAAAGGAAATGACGGAATAACAAAACTATTAAAGCTATTCATATACTCTCAGCTAGATAGAACACAGTTCACGAATTCCGGTACACCTTTAGAAATTGATGTTTTAAAATCAATAAAACATCCTAATGTGGTGAAGTATCATGATTCGGGAGAACTCATCATTGAAAATCAAAAATATGGCTATGTGATTCTCGACTTTATTAGTGGGGAAACTCTCGCTGATAAAATGAAACGAGAGGATACTCTGAATCAATACGAGGCGAAGGATATTATTCTAGGTGTTTTAAATGGATTAAATCATCTACATAGTATAGATAGACCTTTGATTCATAATGATATTACGAATCTTAACGTAATGCTCGATCTTTCAGGTAAAGTTCCTGTTCCAAAACTAATTGATTTCGGGTATGCTAGGTGGATAGATCAAGCAACAAATGATTTTTTAAAGGAAGGGCTAAATCCTTTTTATCAATCAAATGAAGCTTTCAATAAAGTTTTCTCAGTTCAAAGCGACATTTTTTCTGTTGGAGCTCTTTACTATCACTTACTATTTGGAATGCCACCTTGGTTCGTGGAACTTTCCAAGTTTAAATCTGACAGAATAAAAATAGAAGATGCCATCATTGAAGAAAGACAAAAGAAATTAAGTTTCCCTGATTCTGATGTAATAGTTGATGAAACTATTATAAAGGTTATCTCTAAGGCTCTTCAACCAAAAGCAGAAAATAGATTCAAAAACGTAAAAGAATTTATCAAAGCGGTAAATGGCGAACTAGAAATTCAGCTTTCTGAAACTACCGAATCCGAGTTAACTGTTAAACCTAAAAAAGTTAAGCAAGGCAAAGGATTTTCGTCAATTGCAGGAATGCAGGACTTAAAAGATTTAATCAAACTTGATGTTATTGATGCTCTTAATGAGAAGGAAAAATATGCTGAGTACGGCTTGACTATTCCGAATGGGATGCTGCTCTATGGTCCTCCAGGTTGTGGTAAAACATTTTTTGCAGAAAAGATGGCAGAGGAAATAGGTTTTAATTTTTACCAAATAAAGCCATCAGACATTCAAAGTAAGTGGGTTAACGCATCCCAAGAGAATATCAAAAAGCTTTTCGATGAAGCAAGGGAAAATGCTCCTAGCGTTATTTTTATTGACGAGCTAGATGCAATGGTACCAAATAGGGATAGTTCAGGGATCAATCACATGAACACAAGTGCTGTCAATGAATTTCTTGCTCAAATGAATAATGTTGGAGAGGATGGTGTATTTATAATTGGTGCTACTAACCGACCTAACTCTATAGATCCGGCAATACTAAGAGCAGGAAGATTAGATAAGCACATCTATCTCCCCCCTCCTGATCACGAAGCTAGAAAACTAATGTTTGAGCTTTATCTAAAGAAACGACCAACTGAGGTTGGACTAAATTATTCTGAGTTAGCAACGATAACAGAAAATTATGTTTCGAGTGATATTAAATTTTTATGTGATGAAGCATCTCGAAGAGCTCTTAAAACAAAATCGAGAATAACTTGGGAGATTCTTTCATCCACAATCAAAGATAATAGACCGTCTATTTCTCTTAATGAACTTCACAGCTATGAGGCTATAAAGGCGAAAATGGAAGGTCAAAATTCAACCAGTAGCGAACGACCTAGAATAGGTTTTAAAAGAAATTAA